A part of Pyramidobacter porci genomic DNA contains:
- a CDS encoding LysR family transcriptional regulator encodes MELFHLRYFMTVAKYENFSKAAEELYISQPSISKAVLSLEKELGVSLFLRKGKRVQLNDTGLALKRKLEPVMSILDNLSKELRVVAGHSRSTIVFNVLAGSPLLPDILLKFKAMHPFIDFQIIQNARTTKCDLCMRTALPDAAPENSRVVMNEEILLAVPMQSHLALKESVRLKDLRNENFVMLGKRSPMREIADRFFSLCGFVPHVGFESDNPGTIRGLVSAGLGISFWPEATWGHLATDKARLVHISDPLCNRNICITCDERGKLNDQTRMFLDFVVDYFHGLLKKTR; translated from the coding sequence ATGGAGCTCTTTCATTTACGGTACTTTATGACTGTCGCTAAATACGAAAATTTTTCGAAGGCCGCCGAAGAACTGTACATCTCCCAGCCGTCGATCAGCAAGGCCGTGCTCTCGCTGGAGAAGGAGCTCGGCGTTTCGCTGTTTCTGCGCAAAGGCAAGCGCGTGCAGCTCAACGACACGGGGCTGGCGCTGAAGCGCAAGCTCGAGCCCGTGATGAGCATCCTCGACAACCTCTCCAAGGAACTCAGGGTCGTGGCTGGACATTCGCGTTCGACCATCGTCTTCAACGTGCTGGCCGGCTCGCCGCTGCTGCCCGACATCCTCCTCAAGTTCAAGGCCATGCATCCCTTCATCGACTTCCAGATCATCCAGAACGCCCGCACCACCAAGTGCGACCTCTGCATGCGCACGGCCCTGCCCGACGCGGCGCCGGAGAACAGCCGCGTAGTCATGAACGAGGAAATTCTGCTGGCCGTCCCCATGCAGTCCCATCTGGCGCTGAAAGAATCGGTGCGGCTCAAGGACCTGCGCAACGAGAACTTCGTCATGCTCGGCAAGCGCAGCCCGATGCGCGAGATCGCCGACCGCTTTTTCTCGCTGTGCGGCTTCGTCCCGCACGTGGGCTTCGAAAGCGACAATCCCGGCACGATCCGCGGCCTCGTCAGCGCCGGCCTGGGCATCTCGTTCTGGCCGGAAGCCACGTGGGGGCATCTGGCCACCGACAAGGCGCGGCTGGTGCACATCTCCGACCCGCTGTGCAACCGCAACATCTGCATCACCTGCGACGAACGCGGCAAACTCAACGACCAGACGCGAATGTTCCTCGACTTCGTCGTCGACTACTTCCACGGTCTTCTGAAAAAAACTCGTTAA
- a CDS encoding TRAP transporter small permease: MQLTGLIHRTSDFLNSLVEKTICILLAGMTAVTFAQVVCRLIQGSLPWSEELSRYMMVYLTFLGLSVGVKRGVLINIEAFMNLLPSKIQNAGALLVTLLNMAFFYVLLRYGVKIVLFTLRQTSPAMGVKMGYIYASIAIGAVLMMLHSVDNLLQKFSNKATVNSHD; encoded by the coding sequence ATGCAACTGACTGGACTGATACATAGAACAAGCGACTTCTTGAACAGCCTCGTAGAGAAGACTATCTGTATTCTGCTCGCAGGTATGACGGCGGTGACCTTTGCGCAGGTAGTATGCAGACTTATACAGGGCTCTTTGCCGTGGTCCGAGGAATTATCGCGTTACATGATGGTTTATCTGACTTTTCTTGGGCTGAGTGTGGGCGTTAAGCGAGGTGTTCTTATTAATATAGAAGCTTTCATGAACCTCCTCCCCTCAAAAATCCAGAATGCAGGCGCTCTTCTTGTGACCCTGTTGAACATGGCTTTTTTTTACGTACTCCTCCGTTACGGCGTCAAAATTGTCCTGTTCACGCTGCGTCAGACTTCCCCAGCCATGGGCGTCAAAATGGGCTACATTTACGCGTCTATCGCCATTGGAGCTGTTTTAATGATGCTTCACTCCGTCGATAACTTACTTCAGAAATTCTCAAATAAAGCGACGGTGAACTCTCATGACTAA
- a CDS encoding DMT family transporter codes for MKSSSSVLGIGAMLAAGLFWGGSGTISRFAPAAALGQPLALAWTRLFFGGVMLCAAALVVRRRGVLSAARAAFLAGICMAMNQTGFFMSMDVLGVALSTMLVIGSSLVMAGVLGCFLGEVPSRLWWFAALLGVAGSCLAAAPGSAGASFQLAGLLWGLLGGLGYALLGLNLKLLARRGLGPLESNGAALLWGAALMLPLLWGHDMSWLATARGMASALALGFFPTAVPHFFFALALTRITVGQSYTIGLVEPLTAGLLGVFFLGETATAVQAAGMALEFACMALAGWDALHKS; via the coding sequence ATGAAATCTTCTTCAAGCGTCTTGGGAATTGGGGCGATGCTGGCCGCGGGGCTGTTCTGGGGCGGCAGCGGCACGATTTCGCGTTTCGCGCCGGCGGCGGCCCTCGGTCAACCGCTGGCGCTGGCGTGGACGCGGCTGTTTTTCGGCGGCGTCATGCTCTGCGCGGCGGCGTTGGTCGTTCGCCGTCGCGGCGTTCTCTCGGCAGCGCGCGCGGCATTTCTGGCCGGAATCTGTATGGCGATGAATCAGACAGGGTTTTTCATGTCCATGGACGTGCTCGGCGTGGCGCTGAGCACGATGCTGGTGATCGGATCGTCGCTGGTCATGGCCGGCGTTCTCGGCTGTTTCCTCGGCGAGGTTCCGTCGCGGCTCTGGTGGTTTGCGGCGCTGCTGGGCGTTGCCGGCAGCTGTCTGGCGGCCGCGCCCGGCTCGGCGGGCGCTTCTTTTCAGTTGGCGGGGCTGCTGTGGGGGCTTCTCGGCGGTCTGGGCTACGCGCTGTTGGGGTTGAATTTGAAGCTGCTGGCGCGGCGCGGTCTTGGCCCGTTGGAGAGCAACGGCGCGGCGCTGTTGTGGGGGGCGGCGCTGATGCTGCCGCTGCTGTGGGGACACGACATGAGCTGGCTGGCGACGGCACGCGGCATGGCAAGCGCGCTGGCGCTGGGATTTTTCCCCACGGCGGTGCCTCATTTCTTCTTCGCGTTGGCGTTGACCCGCATCACCGTGGGACAGTCCTACACGATCGGGCTGGTGGAGCCGCTTACGGCGGGGCTGCTGGGAGTGTTTTTTCTCGGCGAGACGGCAACAGCCGTGCAGGCGGCCGGCATGGCGCTGGAATTTGCCTGTATGGCGCTGGCGGGCTGGGACGCTCTTCATAAAAGTTGA
- the panB gene encoding 3-methyl-2-oxobutanoate hydroxymethyltransferase, translating to MAKQKMTVMDFQKYKDEGRKFSYVTAYDYTTASIVDDSDVEVILVGDSLGMIMLGYKGTTAVTMDDMIHHIRPVVQGAPHTFVIGDMPFGSYQVSCEQAMTNAIRMIKETGCDCVKLEGGINMADKIAAIVNAGIPVMGHIGLTPQTATSLGGFKVQGGTPESARKLIEDAKTIEKAGVFSIVLECVPSCVARAMSKEVRVPILGIGAGPDVDCQVLVTQDLLGMYGDFKPKFVKQFAQIRKAMVDGLNAFHEETLNGSFPSPEFSFNKQVDIPPAKE from the coding sequence ATGGCAAAGCAGAAAATGACGGTTATGGATTTTCAGAAGTACAAAGATGAAGGCAGAAAGTTCTCCTATGTGACGGCTTATGATTATACGACTGCATCTATCGTGGACGACAGCGATGTGGAGGTTATTCTTGTCGGCGACTCTCTGGGCATGATCATGCTTGGCTACAAGGGAACGACGGCAGTAACCATGGACGACATGATCCATCATATCCGTCCAGTAGTACAGGGAGCTCCTCACACCTTTGTCATTGGCGATATGCCTTTCGGTTCCTATCAGGTTTCCTGTGAGCAAGCGATGACCAACGCCATCCGCATGATCAAGGAAACAGGCTGCGACTGCGTCAAACTTGAGGGCGGCATCAACATGGCCGACAAGATCGCAGCAATCGTGAATGCTGGTATTCCCGTGATGGGGCATATAGGTCTGACACCTCAGACCGCAACTTCGCTCGGAGGATTCAAAGTCCAGGGCGGTACGCCTGAAAGCGCCCGCAAACTTATTGAAGATGCCAAGACCATCGAAAAAGCCGGCGTATTCTCCATCGTCCTTGAGTGCGTGCCCAGTTGTGTCGCAAGGGCCATGTCCAAAGAAGTCCGTGTTCCCATTCTCGGTATTGGTGCTGGCCCCGATGTGGACTGTCAGGTGTTGGTGACACAGGATCTTCTTGGCATGTACGGTGATTTCAAGCCCAAGTTCGTCAAGCAGTTTGCTCAGATTCGCAAGGCCATGGTGGATGGGCTTAATGCGTTCCACGAGGAGACTCTGAACGGATCATTCCCATCGCCCGAGTTCAGTTTCAACAAGCAAGTCGATATCCCGCCGGCCAAGGAATAA
- a CDS encoding transposase, which yields MTDNEWDRIRDILLLEHLKSGQRRCPVKHGNRKVMNGILWIAENGVPRRELPERYRPWQAVYARFRLWKRREIRGGLQRLATNS from the coding sequence TTGACTGACAACGAATGGGATCGAATCAGAGATATCCTGTTGCTAGAGCACCTCAAATCAGGCCAACGCAGATGTCCGGTAAAACACGGTAATCGCAAGGTGATGAACGGCATTCTGTGGATCGCCGAAAACGGCGTGCCGCGGAGAGAACTTCCTGAACGCTATAGACCATGGCAGGCAGTTTATGCACGCTTCAGGCTGTGGAAACGACGGGAAATTCGAGGCGGTCTCCAGCGCCTTGCTACCAATTCTTGA
- a CDS encoding sodium/glutamate symporter family protein, which yields MTALAWIGVMFIIAVILRAKINFLGRSLVPACVIAGVIGFILMNTCGLGGSKAGDYGYISGQLYTFLFINMGVTLAAKKLDTPQKEKIKNLKELRARMGDSMFSGIFGMGSYWALAYSFQALIGFGILCLIGKYWDMDPTYGLLISFAFAQGPGQAVTYGAQMEAAGWSHAIQVGITFASVGFLVAFILGVPYAKKGIKMGIASSKIRLSPDVAFGFYEPEKQEPYGKITTFGGNLDVLTFHIALVGVAWILGTYLGRLWGLFPGYFGQLFSMLLFFNGMLCGYGLRWIIGRLGASKYLDRGTQLRIGGACTDIMVTAAFMAIDMEIVGKWMVPITIICVVVSGVTWVTIKYFGARFGGSNDFERILGEWGTATGTNATGLSLVRIVDPEAETTTAAELGPANIVNVPASYFVMPAILAFAAKTMTQISMILCLVTVLVGYLIFMRVVGVWGKKTFDMNKGEKYKDGKLIMKDGKPVN from the coding sequence ATGACAGCATTGGCGTGGATCGGTGTTATGTTTATCATTGCGGTAATTCTGAGAGCGAAAATAAACTTTCTCGGAAGATCTCTGGTACCTGCTTGTGTCATTGCCGGAGTCATCGGTTTTATTCTGATGAATACCTGCGGGCTTGGAGGCAGCAAAGCCGGAGATTACGGCTATATTTCAGGGCAGCTTTACACCTTCCTGTTCATCAATATGGGCGTTACTCTTGCTGCGAAAAAACTTGATACCCCTCAAAAAGAGAAGATCAAAAATCTGAAAGAGCTACGCGCGCGCATGGGTGACAGCATGTTCTCGGGTATCTTCGGTATGGGATCCTACTGGGCGCTGGCCTATTCATTCCAAGCCTTGATCGGTTTTGGTATTTTGTGTCTCATCGGCAAGTACTGGGACATGGATCCCACCTATGGCCTGCTTATCTCCTTCGCGTTCGCTCAGGGCCCCGGGCAGGCCGTTACCTATGGCGCCCAGATGGAAGCGGCCGGATGGAGTCATGCGATTCAGGTGGGCATCACCTTTGCATCCGTTGGCTTCCTGGTCGCCTTTATCCTCGGCGTCCCTTATGCCAAAAAGGGTATCAAGATGGGCATCGCCAGTTCCAAGATCCGTCTGAGCCCCGATGTGGCCTTTGGCTTCTATGAACCTGAAAAGCAGGAGCCCTACGGTAAAATCACAACCTTTGGCGGCAACCTCGATGTGCTGACGTTCCATATCGCCCTTGTAGGGGTAGCATGGATCTTGGGTACCTATCTAGGCAGGCTCTGGGGCCTGTTCCCAGGATACTTCGGTCAACTCTTTTCAATGCTCCTGTTCTTCAACGGTATGCTCTGCGGCTATGGCCTGCGCTGGATCATAGGTAGACTTGGGGCCAGCAAATATCTTGACCGCGGCACTCAGCTCCGCATCGGCGGAGCATGCACCGATATCATGGTAACAGCGGCTTTCATGGCTATTGACATGGAAATCGTTGGCAAATGGATGGTTCCTATCACCATCATCTGCGTAGTTGTATCCGGAGTTACCTGGGTTACTATTAAATACTTCGGCGCCCGCTTTGGAGGCAGCAATGACTTTGAGCGCATTCTCGGCGAATGGGGAACGGCAACAGGAACAAATGCTACGGGGCTGTCATTGGTCCGCATCGTCGATCCAGAAGCTGAGACCACCACTGCAGCGGAGTTGGGGCCTGCAAACATCGTGAACGTTCCGGCTTCCTACTTTGTCATGCCCGCCATTCTGGCTTTTGCAGCCAAAACGATGACTCAGATATCCATGATTCTGTGCCTTGTGACCGTTCTCGTGGGTTACTTGATCTTCATGCGCGTCGTTGGCGTATGGGGTAAAAAAACCTTCGATATGAACAAGGGAGAGAAGTATAAAGACGGTAAACTTATCATGAAGGATGGCAAGCCAGTAAACTAA
- a CDS encoding amidohydrolase: MSSDHSYLDIAFRNGNVITVNANDDEAQAVGIKGNKIAFVGSNEALHELLDLHTKVYDLDGRTLMPGINDSHFHPILNGMLGTELDSAILDTTPKHCSSLAEMLELIRQTAKIKKPGQWISMMGYEPLLFPEGRHPTLEELDAAAPNNPVHCMHGGGHICMYNSKALEYLGVYSPSDAVKYPADEVEVCAGKLTGMVRGHTHFWLWGQVDYTEEQQKRAAMKSHKQLLEAGITSVGDMGECGKSSYHIMQKLCRDGEFKVRVYMALHSIFGKSYSLADNQHWLDLGFMTGLGDEHFRVGPCKFMIDGGSGGPSCATREPYSHDPSMVRERGWERDETARYIKTINDAECQVTAHAIGDLAIEFMVEGYEKVFAENPEKVRHLRHRIEHCTIVDQDLIDRMARMNICPSVNAGLVAMLGENFTKFYGQRNRYLGALKSMLKAGIKCSLHSDAPSGPVGLKCIDGCVNRYDKIKNVQCDRTQAVTVLEAIRCATLNGAYGSFEEKIKGSIEVGKLADMIVLSDNILKIDPMNIADLNVDLTMIDGIVEYERRKEG; encoded by the coding sequence ATGAGCTCTGATCATTCGTATCTTGACATTGCCTTTAGAAATGGAAACGTTATTACGGTAAATGCCAACGACGACGAGGCTCAGGCCGTAGGCATCAAGGGCAATAAGATCGCGTTTGTAGGGTCTAACGAAGCACTGCATGAACTGCTCGACTTGCACACAAAGGTCTACGACCTAGACGGACGTACGCTGATGCCAGGAATCAACGACAGCCATTTTCATCCTATCCTGAACGGTATGCTGGGAACAGAACTGGACTCTGCCATACTCGATACCACACCTAAGCACTGCTCATCTCTTGCAGAAATGCTAGAACTGATACGACAAACAGCGAAGATCAAAAAACCCGGACAATGGATCTCAATGATGGGATATGAACCGCTTCTTTTCCCCGAAGGAAGACACCCCACCCTTGAAGAGCTTGATGCAGCTGCGCCAAATAACCCTGTTCACTGCATGCACGGCGGCGGGCATATCTGCATGTACAATTCAAAAGCTTTGGAATATCTGGGCGTTTATAGTCCCTCTGACGCCGTAAAATATCCTGCTGATGAGGTAGAAGTTTGCGCCGGAAAATTGACGGGAATGGTCCGCGGTCATACGCACTTTTGGCTTTGGGGACAGGTAGACTACACAGAAGAACAGCAGAAACGCGCCGCCATGAAATCCCACAAACAGCTCCTTGAAGCAGGCATCACCTCGGTAGGCGATATGGGTGAATGTGGTAAATCTTCATATCATATTATGCAGAAGCTCTGTCGTGACGGAGAGTTCAAGGTTCGCGTCTATATGGCGCTCCACAGTATTTTTGGCAAATCTTACTCCTTAGCTGACAACCAGCATTGGCTGGATCTTGGTTTCATGACTGGGCTAGGCGATGAACACTTCCGCGTGGGACCATGCAAATTCATGATTGATGGCGGTTCAGGCGGTCCATCCTGTGCCACCCGTGAGCCCTACAGCCACGATCCCTCCATGGTTCGCGAGCGAGGCTGGGAACGCGATGAGACAGCGCGCTATATCAAGACCATTAACGACGCCGAATGCCAAGTCACAGCCCACGCCATTGGAGACTTGGCTATCGAATTCATGGTGGAGGGTTACGAGAAGGTCTTCGCCGAGAATCCGGAAAAGGTTCGTCATCTGCGCCATCGCATCGAGCATTGTACCATCGTGGATCAGGATCTGATTGACCGCATGGCACGCATGAACATTTGCCCTTCAGTAAATGCCGGGCTTGTGGCCATGCTGGGAGAAAACTTTACAAAATTCTATGGCCAGCGCAACAGATACCTTGGCGCGCTGAAAAGTATGCTCAAGGCCGGCATAAAATGCTCCCTTCACAGTGACGCACCTTCAGGGCCAGTGGGACTCAAGTGCATTGATGGATGTGTAAACCGTTACGACAAAATCAAAAATGTGCAGTGTGACCGGACCCAGGCCGTGACCGTTCTTGAGGCTATCCGCTGCGCCACACTGAACGGCGCCTACGGATCCTTCGAAGAAAAAATCAAGGGCAGCATTGAGGTTGGCAAGCTTGCCGACATGATAGTCCTTTCCGATAATATCTTAAAGATCGATCCCATGAATATCGCTGATCTCAATGTAGATTTAACGATGATTGACGGCATTGTGGAGTATGAAAGACGGAAAGAAGGATGA
- a CDS encoding TRAP transporter substrate-binding protein: MKKLYAALAVLALLCASASATEVLKASHSVAPSHPYHLGLVKYAELVTERTNGAVTIDIFHSAQLGNERDNIEGLQMGTLDICVTSTGPMGGFEPRFFMFDLPFLFRDREHVYKVLDGTVGQELLKKLSDVGIVGAAYWENGFRQVTNSKRPINSINDIKGLKLRTMENQVHIDAFRALGVDPTPMAWSEVFTALQQGVIDGQENPVPIIYVQKLIEAGQKYLAITNHVYSPSLFLISAITLERFDAKTRAVLVDTAKEVAFYERGLIKQMDEEQIGLLQKQGMVVTYPDQAEFKAACQPIYTKYEERFDKKLIDNIINTK; this comes from the coding sequence ATGAAGAAGTTATATGCTGCTCTTGCGGTTTTAGCGCTGCTCTGCGCGTCAGCTTCAGCCACTGAGGTCCTCAAGGCCTCTCATTCCGTAGCTCCGTCCCATCCGTATCACCTTGGACTCGTCAAGTATGCCGAGTTGGTGACGGAACGTACCAATGGTGCTGTGACAATTGATATCTTCCATTCCGCCCAGCTTGGCAACGAGCGAGATAACATCGAAGGCCTTCAGATGGGAACACTAGACATCTGCGTTACCTCCACGGGCCCTATGGGCGGATTTGAACCCCGCTTCTTTATGTTTGACCTGCCCTTCCTGTTCCGCGACCGAGAGCATGTTTACAAGGTCCTCGACGGCACTGTGGGACAAGAACTCCTAAAGAAACTCAGTGATGTAGGTATTGTCGGTGCCGCCTACTGGGAGAATGGATTCCGTCAGGTCACCAACTCCAAGCGTCCCATCAACTCCATCAACGATATCAAGGGACTTAAGCTCCGTACTATGGAGAATCAGGTTCACATAGATGCCTTTCGCGCTCTTGGCGTCGATCCTACCCCCATGGCCTGGAGTGAGGTCTTCACAGCGCTGCAGCAGGGGGTTATCGACGGTCAGGAAAATCCTGTGCCTATCATCTACGTTCAGAAACTGATCGAGGCCGGTCAGAAGTACTTAGCAATAACTAACCACGTTTATTCACCTTCGCTGTTCCTGATCAGCGCTATCACTCTGGAGCGCTTTGATGCAAAGACCCGCGCTGTCCTTGTAGATACAGCAAAAGAAGTGGCCTTCTACGAGCGCGGCCTGATCAAGCAAATGGATGAAGAGCAGATTGGACTTCTTCAGAAGCAGGGTATGGTAGTCACCTATCCTGATCAGGCTGAATTTAAGGCCGCCTGCCAGCCTATTTACACAAAGTACGAAGAGCGCTTTGATAAAAAACTTATCGACAATATCATCAATACCAAATAA
- a CDS encoding ketopantoate reductase family protein: MKIAVVGAGAMGSLFGGYLSQKNDVYLVDIWAEHVQAINENGLKIEEQDGQIRIFHPKATTDAKTVGVVELAVVFVKSIQTIEAMEENISLIGPDTMVLSLQNGHGNDADIRKFVDKKNIILGTTAHGCTMKEPGFVYHAGVGQNHIGPVSSDRNAAEIVAAVLNECDLITDVSDDVMKLVWNKLFVNVGINAITALIDRTNACIADSPCANAVSKALVYEAVATANAGGANFDAAAVFANVVEVARKTGLNRSSMLQDVSKKRKTEIDKINGAIVKEAEAHGVDVPANRLIVNLIHAKE, encoded by the coding sequence GTGAAAATTGCTGTGGTTGGAGCCGGCGCGATGGGAAGCCTCTTCGGTGGATATCTTTCTCAAAAAAACGACGTCTATCTTGTGGATATCTGGGCAGAGCATGTGCAGGCCATAAACGAAAACGGGCTGAAAATTGAGGAGCAGGATGGGCAGATTCGAATCTTCCATCCTAAAGCGACGACAGATGCAAAAACTGTAGGAGTCGTAGAGCTTGCTGTTGTATTTGTAAAGTCTATCCAGACCATTGAGGCTATGGAAGAAAACATTTCACTGATCGGTCCAGACACTATGGTTCTCTCTCTTCAAAATGGTCATGGGAATGATGCGGATATCCGCAAGTTTGTGGACAAGAAAAATATCATTCTAGGAACGACAGCCCATGGCTGCACGATGAAAGAGCCGGGATTTGTTTACCATGCCGGCGTCGGTCAGAATCACATTGGTCCCGTGAGCAGTGATCGAAATGCGGCGGAGATAGTAGCTGCTGTCCTGAATGAATGTGATCTCATTACGGACGTCTCTGATGACGTAATGAAACTTGTGTGGAACAAACTCTTTGTGAATGTCGGCATCAACGCAATTACAGCTCTTATAGACAGAACAAATGCCTGTATTGCCGACAGCCCCTGTGCCAATGCAGTGTCGAAGGCACTAGTTTATGAAGCTGTCGCGACAGCCAATGCCGGCGGTGCTAATTTTGACGCTGCCGCAGTTTTTGCAAATGTAGTGGAAGTCGCCCGCAAAACAGGCCTGAACCGCTCATCCATGCTTCAGGATGTGTCTAAGAAGCGTAAAACTGAGATTGATAAAATCAACGGCGCCATTGTGAAAGAAGCAGAAGCTCATGGCGTGGACGTGCCGGCCAATCGTCTGATCGTAAATTTAATCCACGCAAAAGAATAG
- a CDS encoding TRAP transporter large permease — MTNEVTLVLFGSLLLFFFLKVPIGFAIGLSSVLTLTLCTRIPLQVVPQRLFTATDSFPFMAVPFFILSGSLMEQGGISRRLIALASSFLGACHGGLGMVSIVACMFFAAISGSSAATTAAIGSIMIPAMVSHGYDVGFASAINAASGTIGIIIPPSIPFVTYAVLTGSSVASMFLGGMVPGLLMGLSLIALTYGISYKRSYKDEQKATWHARWVAFKNSILALFMPIIVIGGIYSGFFTPTEAAVVAVVYALAVGVLVYRELTFKTIMKVFTESAVSTAGILFLIAAASLFGWILTNNRIPDAIAQWLMSTSKNPIIILMLINLLLLSVGTFLDTVAALIILVPILFPISAQLGIAPVHFGLIICVNLAIGQVTPPFGICLFVACGVADIKLERIVKSVLPFILMLILDVILVTYLPCLSTWLPSALM; from the coding sequence ATGACTAACGAAGTCACACTGGTGCTCTTCGGCTCTCTGCTACTATTCTTCTTTTTGAAGGTCCCTATTGGGTTTGCTATAGGCCTTTCGTCGGTGTTGACGTTGACGCTGTGCACCCGTATTCCCCTTCAAGTGGTACCTCAGCGCCTTTTTACGGCGACAGATTCCTTTCCCTTCATGGCAGTTCCATTTTTTATCCTGTCAGGAAGTCTCATGGAGCAGGGAGGCATATCGAGGCGGCTCATTGCTCTTGCGAGTTCATTTCTCGGTGCCTGCCACGGCGGGCTCGGTATGGTGTCGATCGTTGCATGCATGTTTTTTGCAGCCATCTCCGGATCCTCAGCGGCAACGACGGCAGCTATCGGCAGCATTATGATTCCCGCCATGGTCAGTCATGGTTATGATGTGGGTTTTGCTTCGGCAATCAACGCAGCTTCAGGGACCATTGGCATCATCATCCCGCCAAGCATACCCTTTGTCACTTATGCTGTGCTCACCGGCTCTTCTGTAGCAAGCATGTTTTTGGGCGGCATGGTGCCAGGACTTCTGATGGGACTGTCATTGATAGCTTTAACCTACGGCATCTCATACAAGCGCAGCTACAAGGACGAGCAGAAGGCGACATGGCATGCTAGATGGGTGGCCTTTAAGAACTCTATTCTGGCGCTGTTTATGCCGATTATCGTCATCGGCGGTATTTATTCGGGATTTTTTACGCCCACAGAGGCAGCCGTAGTCGCCGTGGTCTACGCTTTAGCGGTAGGAGTTCTGGTCTATCGTGAGCTGACTTTCAAAACTATTATGAAAGTTTTCACAGAATCAGCGGTAAGTACGGCGGGCATTTTATTCCTCATCGCCGCTGCATCGCTTTTCGGCTGGATACTTACCAACAACCGTATCCCTGACGCCATAGCGCAATGGCTGATGTCCACCTCAAAAAATCCCATCATCATCCTGATGCTGATCAACCTTCTTCTTCTGAGCGTGGGAACATTTCTTGACACCGTAGCAGCACTCATTATTCTGGTGCCGATTCTCTTCCCCATTTCCGCACAGCTGGGCATCGCCCCTGTTCATTTTGGGCTCATCATCTGCGTCAACCTAGCTATCGGTCAAGTGACGCCACCTTTCGGTATCTGCCTTTTCGTCGCTTGCGGAGTGGCGGACATCAAGCTTGAACGCATAGTAAAAAGCGTGCTTCCCTTCATCCTGATGCTTATTCTGGATGTGATTCTGGTTACCTATCTACCCTGCCTCAGTACCTGGCTTCCGAGTGCGTTGATGTAA
- a CDS encoding IclR family transcriptional regulator has translation MKSHSERTGLVQSIERAFSIIEALKEHQELGIAELSAQLSLDRSTVHRLLATLRVLGYVNQNRENFKYSNSLKFFDIGHSVVRSLGLGRIAMPFMKALAEETQVGINLAVMESYSVVYIEKIESQSTIRATLPLGVYMPAYCTGLGKMLLSCMDEKEIRDVFRSSDEAASRSTPHDNIKLRRYTANTITNLDLLCEELANIRKRGYSLDDEEYISGLYCIAVPIRDYQGRTVAAMSAVLLKIIGTDIQSKAQDVLKKLIAAAGSISAALGYH, from the coding sequence ATGAAATCGCATTCAGAGCGAACTGGCTTGGTCCAGTCTATAGAGCGTGCGTTTTCTATAATTGAAGCGCTGAAAGAGCATCAGGAACTTGGCATTGCGGAGCTCAGCGCACAGCTTTCGCTTGATCGAAGCACCGTGCACCGTCTCTTGGCAACACTTCGCGTTCTTGGATATGTGAATCAAAATAGAGAAAACTTCAAGTACTCCAACAGCCTAAAGTTTTTTGACATCGGGCACAGCGTCGTGAGGTCCCTTGGACTTGGGCGTATCGCTATGCCCTTCATGAAGGCGTTGGCCGAAGAAACTCAGGTAGGCATCAATCTTGCTGTGATGGAATCGTACTCCGTGGTTTATATCGAGAAGATAGAAAGCCAGTCTACAATCCGTGCCACATTGCCTCTGGGCGTCTATATGCCTGCCTACTGCACGGGGCTTGGCAAAATGCTTTTGTCCTGCATGGATGAAAAGGAAATTCGGGACGTTTTCAGGAGTTCCGACGAGGCAGCGTCACGCAGTACTCCTCATGACAATATCAAACTTCGCCGCTATACGGCGAATACAATTACCAATCTTGATTTGCTCTGTGAAGAGCTGGCGAATATCCGCAAACGGGGATACAGTCTCGACGACGAAGAGTACATCAGCGGACTCTACTGCATCGCAGTGCCGATCCGTGATTATCAAGGACGTACTGTGGCCGCCATGAGTGCTGTCCTGCTCAAGATAATCGGCACGGATATCCAGAGCAAAGCCCAGGATGTGCTGAAGAAGCTTATCGCAGCAGCCGGCAGCATATCAGCCGCTTTGGGCTATCACTGA